The Kiritimatiellales bacterium genomic sequence TCCCATTTATTCAAAAACGGGCGGCGATGCTCCATGATATACATCATCTTTATATCGCCAGCGGTTTTCCGCTCTTTTAATTCATCCAGCAGCACCTGATAAACCGGTTTAAAACGGTATTCCAGGCCGATGAAAAATACTTTCTCATAATCGCGTGCCAGCTCAGAAATTTTCCAGGCATCCTGCAGCGAAGCGGAAATCGGTTTTTCAAGTAAAATATGTTTTTTAGATTTGCAGACCTTTTTCACAACATCAAGATGTGTGTAATTCGGGCTGCTGATAATCATAGAATCGGAGTTTTTATCCGCACAGGCTTCATCCAATGACGAATAAATTTTTACGCCGGAAAGTTTGGGATGAAGTTGTAAACAATACTCTATGCTAGCCGGATTCGGGTCGTAAATTCCAACAACATCCGCCTCACCGACGGCTTCAATCGTCGTGATGTGCTCCGCCCCCATACAGCCGGCACCGATAATTGCAATCTGCGGGCGTTTCAAATTCGAATTGCCGTCTTCGCGGCCCCAAACAATCGAAAGGTCAAGCTCTAACGGAATATACGGCTTCTTCTCATTCATAACGATCTATCTCCTTAAACAAAACATTTCATTAATCTTTTAATTTACCGCGGATGCCTGCCGCCGGTTCAGATTTTATTTTTAATATTTTTCAAAAGGATAACCTAGCTTTCTGCGCGATAAACTGTTTTTTATGTTAATCGTTTTACCTTAACGCGATGGAGATATATTGTACCGCAAATTATGCGCTGGTGATATCCGGCAGCTCAGAGGAGATATCCTTAAATTGCTGATGAATATTTTGGAACCGGCACAGAAAATAAAAAACAATTCTAAGTTTTATAGATTCCCGATTTATTCAACTTTACCCAAAAAAGAGTTCATAAATTCGTTTTCGTCTTCCGGGAGAGCCGCTGTTTCTTTGCTGGAATGATCCGCATACCAAAAGCGCTAAGGAGCATGGATTCTAACCGCCCGGGCATCGGGATAATTTATCCGGAATTAAACGCGGATCGGGTAAAAAGACTCGCTGCAGGCAGGCAGCAAAAAGTGTCAAATGACACGAAGCAGGAGATTTATATCACCTTTGGGGCGGGTAAAACTCAACGTTTTTTAATTGCCAATGGCACTGTTGCTCTGCGGCTAGAGCATTTTAAATTAATGTATAGCCGCAAAAACGCGCAAAAATCGCCAAATAATTATGGGCCGAATGATTGATAAACCGCAGAACGCACTGAGAACTTTTCAACTCTCAACTGTAAACTGAAAACCCTGAATACGGAACGCGGCGAGGGCGCCGCGTCTACTGCTCTGCCGCTCTGCTAATCCCTGAATGCCTGATGCTTTCTGCAGAACTTCCGTGTGTGTTGTGAATCCCGTGGTTTAAATATCTGCGTTCATCTGCGTTATCTGCGGATTTCCCAAGGCAGGCAAAGATGCCTGCGATACATTACACTTTTGTGTGTTTTTTGTGACTATAATTTTTCTTAATACGCTCTAAACTGTAATTATTCATAAATCCATTTATGCCGCCACGGGTCAGACGTTTCCGTCTGAAACGCTTTCAGCTTTTCACAGTATTCTGCAACCTGTTCAGCATATTCCGGATCTCCGGCGAGGTTATTAATTTCATCCGGATCGTTTTCCAGATTATATAATTCAAACCGCGGACGATGCAGATAGTCGTTAACCTTCCGGACACCGAATGTTTCATGTCCGCCCTGGATTGCGGCCTGCCACGATGCCGAGTGCCATAAATCAGTCGAACTTGGATAGGTTAGCGGATGCGCAATGTTCCAGATGAATTTATATTTTTTCGAACGGATAATCCGCATCGGGTAATAATTTGTCACTTCGTGGAATGTATGGGCGGCAAAAACTTCTTCGCGCCAGTTCTCGGGAGATGTTTCTTCAATTATATTCCGGAATGACATGCCGTGAAATTCCTTTGAATCCTCCGGCAGTGCGCCGGCGAAATCAAGAATCGTTGGGGTAAGATCAACCCATGAAACCAGTGCGTCGCAGGCTATGCCGGTCTCTTTTTGTTGCGGAGCTTTAACAATGCACGGCAGCTGCATGCCCGGATCGTACAATGTTGTTTTCGATGCCGGGAAGGCGGCACCGTTGTCAGAAATATAGATGATCAGTGTGTCGTCATATTTCCCTTCTTCTTTCAGAATTTCGATTAACCGTCCGATACCGCGGTCGAGACGTGAAATGGATTGATAGTATTGCGCCAGCTCTGCGCGCACCTCCGGAAGATCGCTCAAGAACGGGGGCACTATCACTTCGTCAGCTGTATAAAACCGCTCTGTGTCGCCAGGATAGGCCTCCGCTGGATTTCCGAACCGGTTCGGTTTATATGGACTGCTCTCGTCGACATTCACGCAGCGGTGCGGATTGAATGAACACCAGTAAAGGAAGAACGGTTCGCCGCCGGAAATGAACTCACGGCACGCCTCCGCCAGCGCAATATCATTGCGGTCTAAATGATTTTCCGGCAGATTAAAATCGAACGGGAAAAGATTTTCCGGAGAAAAATGTTTTTTTCCGGCACGTCCGGTACGGTACCCGGCGGACTGCATACGCGCCGGCAGCGAGACCACGGAATCAAAACAGGAAAAATGATGCTGTGCATGCGAAAGTCCGTAGGTTCCGTTGGTGTGATTATGAATACCGGTGAGGATAGCAGAACGGCTCGGAGAACTGGATGCTGAGGTACAGAATGCATTTGTAAAACGCGTACCGTCTGCCGCAAGTGCATCAAGATGCGGGGTGTCGATAGCCGGATTTCCGTAACAGCCAAGCGACTCACGGCCGTGGTCGTCTGATACCATTAATACAATATTATATTTTTTTTTCTGTTTCATATAAGGATTTTTTCTGTTTTCTGTTCACGCTTTTATAAAATAGCTATCGCAAAATCGTTTACGTGCGAACGGTGTCTTTTATTTCCGACCAGCGTGCTCCATATTTTTGCAGACGTACCACCGGATCATCTTTCTCGTTTTCCCGGCGCGGAGCATCCTCCGCCCAGGTATAAACACGGCACGTATTCTCGCGATATGTCTTTATCCGTTCCGCCATTTCCGAACGAACGTCCTGATAATCCGGATGTCTGAACAGATTGTTCAGTTCGCCGGGATCATTTTTGCAGTCATACAACTCGCCGTCATCCGGCATGGTGTCGTAATGCACAAACCGGAACTGACCGTCGCGCACAGCATAAACTGCTTCCTGCGGCGGCACAAATTCCCACTCGCAGATAGTAAATTCGCGTCCGGCACTTTCGCCGCGAATGGCCGGCATCACTGAAACACCGTCGATGCCGGCTTCGTTTTCGATGCCGGCAAGATCGGTCAGCGTCGGATAGAAATCCGTGTTTTCAATGATCGCTTCGCAGATTTTTCCTTGCGGCACGCCGGGGCCGGCCAGAATGAACGGAATGCGGTGAATCGATTCGTAGATCCCCAGATTTTTAAGCGTCAGGCCGTGCTCGCCGGCGAAATCGCCGTGGTCGGCGGTGTACACAATCACCGTATTCTCAAGCTCGCCCTGCTCTTCGATTTTCTTGAGCACCTCGCCGATTGCCTCGTCCAGCATGGTAATCAGCGTAAAGTGCGCCGCCATCTGTTCGCGCAGCTCGGCGCTATCGACTGAACGGAACGGATAGCCGGAGCCCTGCGCCGCGTTCACATAGTTGCGCTGAAACTCCGGTTTGCCTTCGAATTTGCGTTCCAAATAATCGACGGCGCTGTCCGGCAGCGAAAGCGTTTCCGGATTATAGTCATGCGCCCGCGACGCCGGCGGCGAATAGGGATTATGCGGCCGCTGGAAACTGACCTTCAGGAAAAACGGTTTGTTCAAATCGCGCTGCTCAAGGAACTCGACGCCCTTGCGCCCCGTCCACGCTTCCAGCGAAAACTCTTCCGGCAGCTCGCTGATAAACGCGCGGTCGCCCCAACCCGGATGCCCCGGCACAATTCCGCCGTGGTCATACAAATCGGCAATGCCGGCTTCGACCAGATCGTTAAAATAGTGGCACGACTGCGGATTACAGGCCTCTGCGTCGCACAAATCCGACAGGCGTAAAAACCCAAATCCGGCGTGCACCCAGCTCAGCGGCAGATGCGCCTTGCCGACCATGCCGGTTTCATAGCCGTGCTGCCGGAACAGGCGCGCCACGTTCGGTGCATCGCTATGCAAATCGCGGACAAAATTGCCGGAAATTCCGTGTGTCTTCACCTGCTGCCCGGTTAAAAACGTACTGCGCGACGGCGCGCTGACGGGGTTGTTGGCATAGGCTCGGCTAAACACAACACCCTTTTTGGCCACGCGGTCGAGGTTCGGCGTTCTCACATCCGGATGCCCGGCAATTCCCATGCAGTTCGCGTTGTGCTGATCGCTCATCAGCCATAAAATATTCACTTTTTTCTTACTCATTCTGGTTCTTCACCTTTGGTTCAAAAATTGAACGCGTGTTATCGCACAGTTTTCGAACGGCTTCGACTTAAAAAGTAGTTAACCGGTTAACATTGACGCAATTCTTCGCGCAAAACCTCCAACGCCGGATAGCGCCCGCTCCACGCCAGCCACGGTTTTTCGGCACCGGCGTGCCTGCGGACGAACTCGATGCCGCGGTCCATGATCCAGCCATCCATCTGGTCTTTTTCGCCGAACACAGATTTGCCGAACGTAACGCCAAGCGTGCGTTCTTCCACGCGCCGCACCAGATCGCGATAGAACCGGTCCAGCAGACCCTGCAGGTTTAAATGCTCCGTATAGGCACTGGCGCGCAAAAAGGCATTGGAACATTTACCGGCGGTTTCCACGGCATCGGTAAACCCGAATTTACGAAGCAGCGGCGCGCTCAGCGGTAGCTCCGTATCGTGACGCCAGAAAAGATGCAGCTTACCGCGCACACCGGTTTCATAGCCGGCATCGCGCACCGCGCGCACCATATTCGGCGTGTCCGGCCACAAATTATAGGTGGGATTAATCACACACCCGTGCTGATGCACATACAAACCAGTAAACAGCGAAATCCGCGCCGGCACGCACACCGGCGCTTGCGTGACAACATTGCGGAACAAAACCCCGTCTTCCGATAACCGGTCGAGCGCCGGCGTTTTAACCTCCGGATGTCCCAACCACGACAGGCAATCCGCGCGCATCTGGTCATAAAGATAAACACAATGGACGGACGTTTTTTCATGAGTGGGTTTTCCGGCAAGGGGCTGCCATTCGGCGCCTGTTTCGATTCCTATTAAAACAAATTCCCGGCGGAACCGCCGGGAATTTTATGCCGGCAAATGCCGGCTCAACCCATCGACGCAAGGTTAGAGTTTACGCCGCGCAATGAATGCTCCGACAAGCCCGATAAGCAGCAACGCCAGCGAGCCCGGCTCCGGAATGGTTTCAATCGTCAGCACCGGCCACATACCTTGATTATCAGATTCTTTCGTCGCAAAATTGTAGCCACTAGCAGGGGTGGTATTGTCATATCCATCCACTTGCGCACGAAATACAATATGGCTCATTCCGTTTTCATATGCCTCGTTAATTGCCTCCACCAATTGTTCGTTCGACAACTGGTATTTTCCATTTGTTTCCGCATTTTCCGGCGTCAGGAATTGTTCGACTGAAAAATTCGCTGTTGCGGAATAATCGCTCAGCTCAACCGTGCCGTTATTTTTAAAGAAAACATCAATTCTTACATTGCTCACTGGTGTGCCGACAACTCCCCGAAGAAACCACTGTACACTGGCGAAGCTGACGATTTCATCTGCTGTCAACGCCGGCAGTTCAAATATAAAAGCGCCGGCAAACAGATTTTTATTATTCGGCCCATCAGTCACCTGTATATTATTTTTAGTCGCATCCAGATTATCGGCGGTGCCGGTTCCCCCATAATCCGAAAACCGGGCATCATCAGAGGGATAAATAAGCGCCGCCTGCACTGAAGCGACGACGAATGCTGCTGCCAGAATATATTTTATATACTTCATTTTGTTCTCCTTTTCCTTTCTTGCGTTTTTCAATCTGGATGATTGATGCGCTGGTTCCTCAATCTGCTTTCAATACACCTCTTTACTACATAGCTTCGAGCATACACCCGATTGTTCAGGGCAAAATTTCTTTTTTTGTTAACCGTTTAACGTCGCGGTGTTTCATTGGTTTTTTTATTTTGTCGGCGTGCCGGCATAACGCTCACCCAATTTTTTCCTGATTAAAACCGGTCTCTCTGCCGGACAAATTCGTCGAGCAGCGCCATAAAGTTTTCATATTTTGTTCCATAAGCGATGGAGTGGCTCGGGCCGAGGATAAAACCGGGGAAGCCATCCGCCTCTTCAAAACAACTGCGGACTGTTTTTCTAACATCGTCCGGCGTGCCTTCAATCAGCACTTCAAGCGGCACCGCGCCCCAGACACTGAGGCGGTCGTTGGATTTTTTGCGAAGCGCGGAAATCGACATCGCCGAGGTGGTCTGAATGGACTGGTAGCCGTCGATGCCGGCTTCGATGAACAGATCCAGCAGCGGCAGCGTGTTGCCGCAGTTGTGCATGACCACCTGCTGGCAGAATTTGCGCATGTGCTGCAGGCGGGCTTTGAGATATGGCAGGCACTGCTCGCGGAACATGTCCGGCGACATCAGCGGGCCGTTGGTGCCGGCCATATCGCGTTCGATCAAAATGCCGTCCGCCCACGGGCGGATGGTGTATTGATCCACAGCGTTCTGCTGAAACAGCAGTTGAGCATTGCACGCCTGCATCACTTCCGGATAGAGCGCCATGGTCATCAGCGCGTTGACGGTGCCGTCGAGCGGCGTATACGAAACGCACTCGAAATTGCCAAGCATCATATAGCGCTCATCGCCGAGCTGTTCCGCCAGATAGTCCATCAGTTCAAATTCAGACGGATCGGGAACTGGCGGCAGTTCGCGGGATGCATATTCCTCTACCTGGTGCTCTTTGAACGAGGTGTCGTCCGGAAAAAACATCACATCATTTGCTCCCGGCTCAAGCTTCCAGACGCCTTTGCGCGCGTCGTCCCGATAGGTGTTGGCATCAATTCGGCGCGGCGGATTTTCGGGCGTATGCCCTTTCGGCGGCACGCGCACGGCTTCTTTGGTGGTGACCAGATCGACGCAATCGAGCTTGCGGTAGAAGTCGACGATGTCCTGCTTGGCGGCATCAACCGCTTCGTCGCGCCGCCCTTCCCACATGGCGCGCTGCCATTCCGGCTTATTCCGCAAAATCGTTTTGCGGCCGATTACTTTGGAAATAATGTCGTGATCGGCAAAATAAAGCCCCAGCGGCGTTTTATCGACCGGCTGTTTGTTAATCGCTGCTTTTACGCGCTCTTTTGGATTCATCATTCCCTTCTCTCTGTATTATTAAAACTCATTCAATTCGTAAACGTCAGCGAATGAACCGTAAACGACCCCTCGGTGTCCGCCGGCGAATTGCCCTGAAGCGTCACTTCTCTGATTTTGTTCAGGTCCAACCGTCCGTTATCGTCCGGCGCGCCCCAACCGCCCAGCGGCGTGAAGTCGGCCGGCAGGCGTACGGTGACAATCTGCCGCTTACCCTTCGTTTCATGCTCAAGCTGCGGCACGGAGCGGTAGAGGCTGCCGTTGCGCTCTTTGAGAATGACGGAGAAGGTGAAGGTCGACGGATCGTCGAATTCAATATCCAGCAGCAGTTTTGAAAAACCGCCGAAGTCGTCGGCATCCGTCATGGTCGCGGTGAAATTGCCGTACACTCTCGTGCCGAATTTATAGGAAAATTTCACAGCGTTGCCCGCCGGCACGGCTTTCCAAACACCATCGTTCGGTGTCGCTGCCCATTGCCAGTCGGCGGCTTTAATCGTTAGCGGGTCGCGGTTCAGATATTTTCTCAACATGAACGGCAGCTTCCGTTCGACAACATAATTGGCGGCGGGCGCTTCGGCGACGGCAATCCGGAACATCGCAGTATTTTCTTCGCCGAGCGTGCCGTTGTCTGCCGGCACGGTGACGGTAAAGGTCAGAGCAGCGCTTGCGCCGGCGTCGAGTGGCAGCGGCGCGGGCGCCGACGGTTCGCAAATCCAGCCGGCGGGGAATTCCGGCGTGATGGTGAAGGTTGCCGGATGGGCGAAGATATTGCGCACATCAAACGCCATGGTGAAGGTCGAACCGTCCAGCACCTGCTCCGGCTCGCTTGTTACAACCAGCGGAAACTCCGGCGTTACCGGATTGTCGGCATTGAATTCGATATAGATCGGCTCAATGCCCACTTCAATCACCGTGGCATCTCCGGTTCTGTTTACCGTGTTGAGCGGCGCGCCGGCGATGTCGGTGCAGGCCAGCGCATTGGGCGAACGAAGTGTCAGATAGCGCGGATCGACGGAATTTTCGTTTCTAAATGCAACCAGAACCTGTTTGCCGTTTTCCGCGCCGAAGCGCAGCAGGTGCAGTGCGTGGTCGCCGGTTTCAATCCGCTCGGCAAACGGCAGTCCGTTCAGCGCGCGGGAGATTGCGCAAAATGCCGCGACGATTTTTTTCGGAATCATGTGTTCGGCGTTTTCATAATAGAAACCGTAATAGAACGGATTCGGCGCGCCGCCTATGCCGGACGGCATGAACCAGTAGGTGCGGTCAACGTGGTTCGCCATGAGCATCAGGTTCAGTTTTGCCATATAGCGCGCGGCGGCGGCTTCCGAAAAGAGGCGCACGCCGGGGAAGCGGGATGGTTTCATGGGCAGGAATCCGTCGTCGCAGCGGTAGCCGACTTCGGTCGCCCACAGCGCGGGCGAGAAGGATGCGTTTTCCGTCAACCGGCGCACAGCGGCAATTTCATCTTCCAGCGAGGTGATTTCCGCGCTCGTCAGGCGGTATGGATGGAAGGAGAGCACGTCCATTTTGCCGGCGGCGCCATATCCTAAAACGGATTCCATATAGCCCAGCGCAATTTGCGAGGTGCACATGCCAACCACATTTCTATCCGGCGCCTGCGCTTTGATCACGTCGTAAACTTTGGCGAGGTATTCTGCATACTCTTCCATTGTGCCGGGGAAATTGCCGTTGGGTTCGTTGTAGATTTCATAGTCGGAGATGAGGTCTTTGGTGTCTGCCACAACGCGTTTGACCATCTCCACTGCCACCGGAACATTAAACTGATAGTTTTCGTCTTTCGGCACCCACGACGGCGGCGGGCCGTAAACCAGCGCCATCAGTTCGGCAGCGGTTTCCTGCTTGAAGTATGCCAGCATGTCCCGGTTCACATTCCAGGCGTCCGGCGTGGGCTGCAGGTTGCGCCACTGGAATCCGTAGCCGTGGAGACGTAGGCCGCCGGCGCCCATGCGCGCGGCGGCGACGGTCTGGTTGCGGGGGTTGCTTTCAACCATGACCATGGAGAAGCGCGGATCGACCGGCCGGCGTGGCGGCGCGGCGACAACGAAGGCGGTGGCGCCGGTTGCGGCGCCACCGAGATCCCATTTTACGCGGTAATAGCCGGGGACGGAAACCGGCAGGTCAATCGTTTCGCTGAGGCGCCCATTCAGCGCCACCGTTTTTCCGTTCGCCAGCACTTCCTGATCGTAGTAATCCGTGACAGTATAGCTCAGTTTGGTGCTGGCGGCGTTGCCGGCCTGATAGTTGCTGGCACGCAGAATAAAGCGCGGCATTTCGTTCGTGAAAAAGATGGATGCGAGCTGCGTGCTTTCAAGTGAGGCTTCGACCGGCGCGAATGGAATGAATTCCTGCTCTTCAAATGCCCGGGTGCCCAGCATGACGTCGTCAATGTCCATTACGCCGGAGGCGGAAAAAACCAGCTGAAGCTGATCGAGATAAAATCTCGGCGCGTCAAATTCAAAGGCGTACCACTGCCACTCTGAGTTTAAATTAATCTGCTGCGCCAGCTGGGTTTCATATATGGCCTTGCCGGACGGGATTCCGCCGAGCGAAACCGTCCCGGTTGCGGCGTCGCCGCGCACCCGGAATTTCAGAAACAGTTTGCTGCCCCCACCTTTGACCCACGATGAACGCACAAACAGGTTATTTGCGCGGTTATCTTTGGGCGTCAGGCGCAGATAGGCGTTTCCGTCCGGCGTATCGGACGTCACGGCCATGCTGCTTTCAAGATCTTTGCTCTCCGGCCACCAGCCGAAGTTGCCGGCGTTGAAGGTTCCGTTTGGCATCAGGTTTTTGGCATCGGTTGACACCGGCTCGCTGATGAGCGGTTTGAGCGCCGAGGTCAGCCGGAATGAGCTGATTAATTCGGAGCCGTTCGTGTCGGTATCCGCGCCGATCACAACCCAGCGGATTGATTGCAGCTCCGGCGTGAACGAAAGACTTGCGAGCGGATAGTTTTCCAACACGGTCAGGTTATCCGCTTTTGCCGTAATCGTTTTATCAGCGAGGTTATATTCCAAGCGGTACATTTTGTCCGCGCCGCCCTTGATTGTGCCCCAGGTGCCGGGGATGTTGACCAGTCCGGTGTCGTTGACGCAGCGCAACTGATAGACCACATCGTCGCCTCTGGTCGACAACGACCAAAACAAGTCGCCCTTATAGCCAAACGTGCTGTGTTCGACTTTGGAGGAGAGCCCGATCTGAAGCGTTTTTTTCAGCCCGGCGGGATTCGCCGCCGTTTCTAAGAGCAGAACCGTGTGCTTCGAGGGAATATCCGACGCTTTAAAGCGGAACGAACTGTTGCAGTTCACTTCCGACGCCACGGCAGTGGTAATAAAGCCGTTGCCGTAAACAAATGAGGAAGATTTGCCGCCCTCATAGCGGCGGGTAACCACGCCCTGCTGCACCGGCGTGCCGGTGAGCGTCGCGCCCTCTTTCCGTCCGGAAAAATCATCTTCGAACAAGACATCGGCGGCAGACACCGATACATTAAAAAACAAAAACAAAACAAATAGTAGATGTTGCATTTTGATATTCCTTCAACTTGATGTTTTTTGCGAATAAACGCTCATAGGTTTCCGATTAAAAAAAGTTTCAGTGCGGGTTTCGGCACCGTGCCGATAACCAGCGACGGCCGTATGCTCGCGGTTGTTGCGTCAACGGACGCAAATTGATATCCGTCGATATTCGGATCCTGATTGCCCTCCTCCATATCCTGCAGCTGCAGGCGGAACACAATATGGCTCATGCCGTTTTCATAGGCGGAGTTAACGGCGGCGGTCAGCGCCGCATCGTTCTCCCATGAATACAGTTGCGCCGAGGCCGACGTTGGCGTCAGGAAGTCCAGTTTGATAGCATCCGCCGGCGCCTGATAGTCTTCTTTTTCAATCTCGCCGGTGTTTTTGAAAAAGACGCAAATTTTCAAATTTGGCGGTGAATTATAAAGCGTCCGATAATACCACGTTGCGGAAATGGAACCTGCTTTATTCTCTGCCGGCAAGTCCGGAAGCTTATAGATAAAAACACCGGCGGAAATATTTTTATTATTTGCCGCATCCCCTACCGTAATATTTAAGGATGTTTCATCGTAAATTCCGTTACCCACTCCGGAACCACCGGTTGAAGTAACCCGGGCATCGGCGACGGGATTGTTGGTAAAACTCGCCGCGTTCAGCGCGGCGGCGGTCAGCAATATCGGCATCATACATTTCGTGTAGTTCATAGATCGCTCTTCGTATATTACACCGAATCCGCCTGCCGCTTAGGGCTGCGCAGAAGATGACAACCGGAACGAACGGATCAGCGCCGAGCCGTTCGTATCGGGATCCGCACCGATCACAACCCAGCGGATCGACTGCAGCTCCGGCGCAAACGAAACGCTTGCGAGCGGATAGTTTTCCAGCACGATCAGATCATCCACTTTTGCCGTAATCGTTTTTTCGGCGAGGTTATATTCCAGGCAGTACATTTTGTCCGCACCGCCTTTGATTTTGCCCCAGGTGCCGGGGATATTGACCAGCCCGGAATCGGTGGTGCAGCGGAGCTGATAGACCACATCGTCGCCGCTGGCCGAGAGCGACCAGAACAGGTCGCCCTTATAGCCGAACGTGCTGTGCTCGACTTTGGAGGAGAGTCCGATCTGAAGCGTTTTTTTCAGCCCGGCGGGATTGGCGGCCACCTCAAGCAACAGCACTTTATGCTTCGCCGGCAGGTCTGCTGTTTTAAACCGGAACGAACTGTTGCAATTCAGCTCATTTGGAACCGCAGTGGTGATAAAATTTTTCCCGTAAACGAATGAACCGCCTTTGCTCCCTTCATAGCGGCGGGTAATGATCCCCTTCTTCACCGGCGTGCCGGAAAGGATGGCTCCCGGGTCGCGTCCGGTAAAATTGTCTTCAAATAAAACATCCATAGAAAAAGCGGACATAGACAAACCCAATGCGGCAAATAAAACAAACGTCGTTTTCTTCATACTTCGAATCTCCCTGTGTATTAGTGTTTACAAGCCACCGGCAGTAACCGGCTGATTTCTGAACGCGAATTTTAATCGGCGATTGATACAAGGAAACTGTTTTTATTGTTAACCGTTTAACATTTAATTTTTTCAACATTCAAGTATCGACATTTTTTAACAAAACTCCCATCGTCAGCAACATGGCAGAAAACATCAGAATGAAAGACATTGCCGACCGCGCAGGCGTCTCCATTGCGTCGGTTTCGCTGACCCTGAGCAATCATGCGCGAATTTCAGCCAAAACAAGAGCCCACATTCTAAATGTCTGCCGGCAGATGAACTATCAGGTTAATCCGGTGGGACGGGCGTTATCCAGCGCAAGAAAACTGTCGTCCGGCAAATCGTACCTTGGAACACTGGCGCTGCTCGAATGCGAGCAGCGTTTTGAGATCAGTAAAAACAATGCTGAAGTCGACAAACAAATCTGCCTGCTGAAAAAAATCTGTCAGCAATATGGCTATAAGCTGGATCATTTTGTCGTTACAGATTCTTGCAAAGAACAGCAGGCGCTCAGCCGGATTATACGCTCGCGAGGAATCCGCGGGGTGATTGTGTATGGATTTAACAGTGATATTCACCAATGGGCTCTGGAATGGGACTGTTTTGCGGCAATTGCTATTGCAAATTCAATGACCGAACATTTCATTCACAGTATCTCTCACTGCGCTCACGGCAATCTGAGCGAGGCGATAAGCAGAATAACGCAACGCGGCTATTGTGCGCCTGGATTTATTGTGGGACAATCGTTCCAGCAACACTATCTCACGGAATACGTCTATTCCACGGCATCTTTGAAATTGAAAAAAATCCCTCCCATCCAACTGGATTTTTCTCTGAAAAAATCCGTTTGGCGCAAACAGGCGTTAAACTGGCTCAATCGACACTCGCCGGATGTGCTCATCTCCAACGGGAACCGGGAAATTTTTGATATGTTACGGGAAGAGAATATCCGCGTTCCGGAAGATATCGGCTTTTTCTCGCTTGATGTTTGGAGCTTACGCCATCTGAGTGGATTTTTTAAAGATCACACGATTTTGTTCGAAATTTTGATCGATATCCTGCACGGCATGATGCTACGCAATAAAATCGGCCCGCCGAAGAATCCCTATTGCATCAGTTTGTCGGCAGAATGGAACGAAGGCCGCACCATTCGCCCCGAATCAAGCTGAACTTTTATCGTCGGCGGGAGTTGCCGGCGTGTTTTAGCTCACCGATCCATCATCCGCAGCATCTTCTCGTCCGTCCTGCCGCAGCAGGCGGAACATCACCGCCAGGTCGCGACAACCGCCAATGACATACCAAATGACTGTGATGAATGAGATCGTTGTGATCGCGATGGTGAAGAAATACCAGAACTGCCCCCAGACGTTGTCAGAGATTTGCATCGAGGCGTTCAGCGTTGCACCGGTGGCGAACAGAACCACCCACAGGAGCGCATAGCCGGTAACGCCGGATGCAATAATTTTATCCGCCAGGCTGTATTCTTTGCTC encodes the following:
- a CDS encoding LacI family DNA-binding transcriptional regulator, with amino-acid sequence MKDIADRAGVSIASVSLTLSNHARISAKTRAHILNVCRQMNYQVNPVGRALSSARKLSSGKSYLGTLALLECEQRFEISKNNAEVDKQICLLKKICQQYGYKLDHFVVTDSCKEQQALSRIIRSRGIRGVIVYGFNSDIHQWALEWDCFAAIAIANSMTEHFIHSISHCAHGNLSEAISRITQRGYCAPGFIVGQSFQQHYLTEYVYSTASLKLKKIPPIQLDFSLKKSVWRKQALNWLNRHSPDVLISNGNREIFDMLREENIRVPEDIGFFSLDVWSLRHLSGFFKDHTILFEILIDILHGMMLRNKIGPPKNPYCISLSAEWNEGRTIRPESS
- a CDS encoding uroporphyrinogen decarboxylase family protein, giving the protein MMNPKERVKAAINKQPVDKTPLGLYFADHDIISKVIGRKTILRNKPEWQRAMWEGRRDEAVDAAKQDIVDFYRKLDCVDLVTTKEAVRVPPKGHTPENPPRRIDANTYRDDARKGVWKLEPGANDVMFFPDDTSFKEHQVEEYASRELPPVPDPSEFELMDYLAEQLGDERYMMLGNFECVSYTPLDGTVNALMTMALYPEVMQACNAQLLFQQNAVDQYTIRPWADGILIERDMAGTNGPLMSPDMFREQCLPYLKARLQHMRKFCQQVVMHNCGNTLPLLDLFIEAGIDGYQSIQTTSAMSISALRKKSNDRLSVWGAVPLEVLIEGTPDDVRKTVRSCFEEADGFPGFILGPSHSIAYGTKYENFMALLDEFVRQRDRF